In Pseudomonadota bacterium, a single window of DNA contains:
- the pilQ gene encoding type IV pilus secretin PilQ, with the protein MTDKNDYKIKWALGAVIILLVIITGCAEDVALKKDSFFEKWETMAQTSKGHSPAPELKNFEVLETEQKKKMNMADVENAPLKKRLPANKISLKMRQADVNAILRAMAKTEAMNILINNKVKGEVTIDFAEVPWDQAFLSILRNQGLDYVWEGDIIRVMTTEDLQEDLKKKTQQMGINQVAPLVSRIVNINYADAKGLKENLLGFLTKDKDGKPRGSIRVDEHNNALIVQAIKEDIKKIMPIIEKIDRPTSQILIKANIVETTQDTARDLGIQWGGNYNGRFNKRDLVITPGGSTSGGISGENFAVNFPAENISDAASGTLGLIFGTIGGNVLDVQLSALQDDGKLNILSSPSITTLDNQTAYTENGERVPYVTEETSSTGALTRSVKFEDVVLRLEIKPHVIDSRNLKMEVLVKKNEVDNTRNVQGNPYIIKKETKTTLIVKDGETIVISGLTKQKKQDSGNSVPVLSDMPLIGRLFKGTSKSESMEEVLIFITPTVLPVQATYTVLENKNN; encoded by the coding sequence TTGACTGACAAAAATGATTATAAAATTAAGTGGGCTCTGGGAGCCGTCATTATTCTTCTGGTTATAATAACAGGTTGTGCCGAAGATGTGGCATTAAAAAAAGACTCCTTTTTCGAAAAATGGGAAACTATGGCCCAGACATCCAAAGGCCATTCCCCGGCTCCTGAACTTAAAAACTTCGAAGTTTTGGAAACAGAACAGAAAAAGAAAATGAATATGGCTGATGTGGAAAATGCGCCTTTAAAAAAACGTCTTCCTGCTAATAAAATAAGTCTTAAGATGCGTCAGGCGGATGTGAATGCGATTCTTCGGGCTATGGCCAAGACTGAGGCTATGAATATATTAATTAATAACAAAGTAAAAGGTGAGGTTACCATTGATTTTGCTGAAGTTCCATGGGATCAGGCTTTTTTGAGCATCCTGCGAAATCAGGGTTTGGATTATGTTTGGGAAGGCGATATTATAAGAGTCATGACAACAGAGGATCTACAGGAGGATTTAAAGAAAAAAACTCAGCAGATGGGCATCAATCAGGTTGCGCCTCTTGTATCCAGGATAGTAAATATAAATTATGCCGATGCCAAGGGGCTTAAGGAGAATCTTTTAGGTTTTCTGACCAAAGACAAAGATGGCAAGCCCAGGGGTTCGATTCGGGTTGATGAGCATAATAATGCCTTAATTGTTCAGGCCATAAAAGAAGATATTAAAAAGATTATGCCGATAATTGAAAAAATTGACAGGCCTACTTCCCAAATTCTGATCAAGGCAAATATAGTAGAAACAACACAGGATACTGCCCGTGATCTCGGTATCCAGTGGGGTGGCAATTACAACGGGCGTTTTAATAAACGCGATCTTGTTATAACACCGGGGGGCTCAACGTCTGGCGGTATAAGCGGTGAGAATTTTGCCGTCAATTTTCCAGCGGAAAACATATCGGATGCAGCATCAGGTACTCTTGGCCTTATATTCGGCACAATCGGAGGAAACGTACTCGATGTCCAGTTAAGTGCTCTTCAGGATGATGGAAAATTAAATATCTTATCCAGCCCGTCTATAACCACTCTTGATAACCAGACGGCCTATACTGAAAACGGAGAACGAGTTCCATATGTTACTGAAGAAACAAGTTCAACGGGCGCGCTTACAAGATCGGTAAAATTCGAGGATGTTGTGCTGCGTCTTGAGATTAAGCCCCACGTCATTGACAGCAGAAATCTTAAAATGGAAGTTCTTGTAAAAAAGAATGAAGTTGACAACACAAGAAATGTACAGGGAAATCCATATATAATTAAAAAGGAAACAAAGACTACTCTTATAGTAAAAGACGGGGAAACCATAGTAATTTCAGGCCTGACAAAACAGAAAAAACAGGATTCGGGAAACAGTGTGCCCGTATTAAGCGATATGCCATTGATAGGCCGGCTGTTTAAGGGAACAAGCAAAAGCGAATCAATGGAAGAAGTTCTCATATTCATAACTCCTACGGTATTGCCAGTGCAAGCAACTTATACAGTATTGGAGAATAAAAATAATTAA
- the pilM gene encoding pilus assembly protein PilM: MSLLKEATSTEKLLNTIRNKKTDTDNQASHISAIESQNNKPKSFMSNSFVSEKKPVTIGVDIGHECLRLVKTTKASDKNRIFLGYKIIPYANITSRKSPEFAGFIKAELLKFFGADREVNIWANMSTARVNVRHLRIPKVSKKQIENAISWAIKRETPFDDNDTSLDFEILGEIKEDNIAKLYAVAYTAPKDEIKEIKNLFSEIGLQLDGISITPFALQNILKTVQIPDFEGTVACLFIGNDFSRIDIYAHGKLVMTRGIRAGINSMVEALMESISTKAYDDSEGFNEKEGGNAAAIAKEIRKALISLSPDSEPLTENDIGFELKEEEKFKVIALSLERIVRQVERTFEYYTANLKYDRIERIYISTAMNVYMPIVKYIGDQLGMESDILDPVKFNLPNFESLAGKATVSDRIALTPVLGLALSDNDYTPNLLFRFKDKEKLAATLRITNIVFAFLIFFAVFCGGLFMYQKGTIKQRKAGISHLEKQMFQYEPSADQAMISQMISSSEKKQLAAKEYKEKYFSMAVISELTSIIPVNIRLIDFKAELGNAKPDKKLQKINRNITKENTEKKMLLEGLVFGDENTLESSLAGFIVKLDDSPIFGEISIKQNKVKPFKEKKVLHFIIETKMID, from the coding sequence TTGTCCCTTTTAAAAGAAGCTACCTCAACCGAAAAACTGCTAAATACTATCCGCAATAAAAAAACCGATACCGATAATCAGGCTTCGCATATATCTGCTATTGAGTCACAGAATAATAAACCCAAAAGCTTCATGTCTAATAGTTTTGTATCAGAGAAAAAACCTGTAACCATAGGCGTTGATATCGGGCATGAATGCCTGAGATTGGTTAAGACTACAAAAGCCTCTGATAAAAACCGGATTTTTCTTGGGTATAAAATCATACCGTATGCAAACATAACTTCCAGGAAGTCTCCTGAATTCGCCGGTTTTATAAAAGCGGAACTTTTAAAATTTTTTGGGGCCGACCGTGAGGTCAATATATGGGCGAACATGTCTACGGCACGTGTTAATGTCCGTCATTTAAGGATTCCCAAAGTATCAAAAAAGCAAATTGAAAACGCCATCTCCTGGGCGATTAAAAGAGAAACCCCTTTTGATGATAATGATACAAGTCTGGATTTCGAGATACTGGGAGAGATTAAAGAAGACAATATCGCAAAATTATATGCTGTCGCCTATACGGCTCCTAAAGATGAAATTAAAGAGATCAAAAATCTGTTTTCAGAAATCGGCCTGCAATTAGATGGAATTTCCATTACTCCTTTTGCACTTCAGAACATATTAAAAACCGTTCAGATTCCTGATTTTGAAGGTACGGTTGCATGCTTGTTTATAGGCAATGACTTTTCACGCATAGATATTTATGCTCATGGCAAACTTGTTATGACAAGGGGTATCAGAGCCGGCATAAATAGTATGGTCGAAGCATTGATGGAAAGTATTTCAACAAAGGCATATGACGACAGCGAAGGATTTAATGAAAAAGAAGGGGGAAATGCTGCGGCTATAGCTAAAGAGATTAGAAAAGCGTTAATAAGCCTAAGCCCCGATTCTGAACCTCTTACAGAAAATGATATTGGTTTTGAACTTAAAGAAGAAGAAAAATTTAAGGTTATTGCACTTTCTTTAGAAAGAATTGTCAGACAGGTAGAAAGGACTTTTGAATATTATACTGCAAATCTTAAATATGACAGAATTGAAAGAATTTATATATCCACTGCAATGAATGTTTACATGCCCATAGTAAAATATATCGGCGATCAACTGGGTATGGAAAGTGATATACTTGATCCGGTGAAATTTAATCTGCCTAATTTTGAAAGCCTTGCAGGAAAAGCTACGGTTTCGGACAGAATTGCCCTTACACCGGTTTTGGGCCTTGCCCTTTCGGATAATGACTATACGCCAAATCTGTTGTTTAGATTTAAAGACAAAGAGAAGCTGGCCGCCACTTTACGTATTACAAATATAGTATTTGCTTTTTTAATATTTTTTGCAGTCTTTTGCGGGGGGCTTTTCATGTATCAGAAAGGTACTATCAAGCAAAGAAAAGCCGGTATTTCACATCTTGAAAAACAGATGTTCCAATATGAACCATCTGCCGATCAGGCGATGATATCACAAATGATCAGCAGTTCTGAAAAAAAGCAGCTTGCAGCAAAGGAATACAAAGAAAAATATTTCTCAATGGCGGTGATCAGCGAGTTAACATCTATAATTCCTGTAAATATACGTCTCATTGATTTTAAGGCTGAGCTGGGAAATGCAAAACCGGACAAAAAACTGCAAAAAATAAATCGGAATATAACCAAAGAAAATACAGAAAAGAAAATGCTGCTTGAAGGGTTGGTTTTTGGTGATGAAAATACTCTCGAATCATCACTGGCAGGCTTTATTGTGAAGTTAGATGATTCCCCGATATTCGGGGAGATAAGTATTAAGCAGAACAAGGTTAAACCCTTTAAAGAAAAGAAAGTTCTTCACTTCATAATTGAAACAAAAATGATAGACTAA
- a CDS encoding ABC transporter ATP-binding protein/permease encodes MRFDYGYEEERLGKHYDLNLLKKLYLFGKPYRKFFLWAILLVVSITLLDLSLPYVTKVAIDRYIVPRPVMLKTTGKPDEKKAGYYKADLNDPEICEILEKYKIEFNKEEAFADINYDKLRNMDKKDILILRVQDINGVGLAAVVLLVLVIASFLLGFLEIMLMEYTGQMVMHDLRMRLFNHIQGLPVSFFTKNPTGRLVTRVTSDVQNMHELFTSVISVVFKDIFLLFGIMIVLISINWKFALVSFTVIPFVAFASFKFSNQARDAFRTLRVKIAEINSKISETIGGIKVIQLFSKEVENYKSFKKLNHENYIAGMKQIHVLAVFMPVIELLGSISVALVIFYGGSSVISDKVTLGALVAFISYIKMFFGPIRDIADKYNILQNAMASAERIFLVLDNENTTEKSIHDYIGKTHDNTIAGNKDNKLDGRINSVEFRDVSFGYVSGEPVLKNISLNIRAGEKIAIVGPTGTGKTTLINLLSRFYEPDSGHILVNETDIKEISPASLRSKMALVMQDSFLFSGTVRENIARGKRDITAKEIEDIIDASNCRAIIDRLPEGIDTVLSEGGKSISSGERQLISIARALARDPEIIMLDEATSYVDSETESLIEKAVGNLMEGRTSIVIAHRLSTARRADRIMVLKKGRIVESGSHEELMKLKGLYFRLFSL; translated from the coding sequence ATGCGCTTTGATTATGGATATGAGGAAGAAAGGCTTGGTAAGCATTACGATTTAAATCTTTTAAAAAAGCTTTATTTGTTTGGCAAGCCTTACCGCAAGTTTTTTTTATGGGCGATATTACTTGTTGTATCAATTACCCTGCTTGATCTTTCACTTCCCTATGTGACAAAGGTTGCGATAGACAGATACATTGTTCCCCGGCCTGTTATGCTTAAAACAACCGGTAAGCCCGATGAGAAAAAAGCAGGATATTACAAAGCGGATTTAAACGATCCTGAAATTTGTGAAATTCTGGAAAAGTATAAAATAGAATTTAATAAAGAAGAAGCTTTTGCAGATATTAATTATGACAAGCTTCGTAACATGGACAAAAAAGATATTTTAATATTAAGAGTACAAGATATAAATGGAGTTGGTCTTGCCGCTGTGGTGCTTCTTGTTTTGGTAATTGCCAGCTTTTTACTGGGATTTCTTGAAATAATGCTGATGGAATATACAGGGCAGATGGTAATGCATGATTTAAGGATGCGGCTATTTAACCATATCCAGGGGCTTCCGGTTTCTTTTTTTACAAAAAATCCCACAGGAAGGCTTGTTACCAGAGTTACAAGCGATGTCCAGAATATGCATGAGCTTTTCACTTCAGTAATTTCGGTTGTTTTTAAAGATATCTTTCTTCTTTTCGGAATCATGATTGTTCTTATAAGTATAAACTGGAAATTTGCTCTTGTATCATTTACGGTCATACCTTTTGTTGCCTTTGCGTCTTTTAAATTTTCAAACCAGGCCAGAGACGCCTTCAGAACACTTAGGGTAAAAATAGCGGAAATTAATTCCAAAATATCCGAAACGATCGGAGGAATAAAAGTTATACAGCTTTTTTCAAAAGAGGTGGAAAACTATAAAAGTTTTAAAAAGCTTAACCATGAAAACTATATAGCAGGGATGAAGCAGATTCATGTCTTAGCTGTTTTCATGCCTGTAATAGAACTTCTTGGTTCCATCTCGGTTGCTCTGGTTATCTTTTATGGGGGAAGCAGCGTTATTTCCGATAAAGTGACTTTAGGGGCGCTTGTAGCTTTTATATCGTATATAAAGATGTTTTTCGGGCCAATAAGGGATATTGCCGATAAGTACAATATTCTTCAAAATGCCATGGCTTCAGCAGAAAGAATATTTCTTGTTCTTGACAATGAAAATACTACTGAAAAAAGTATTCATGACTATATCGGAAAAACACACGACAATACTATTGCCGGCAATAAGGATAATAAATTAGACGGCAGGATAAACTCTGTTGAATTCAGGGATGTTTCATTTGGCTATGTTTCCGGTGAACCTGTTTTAAAAAACATATCCCTGAATATCAGAGCAGGAGAAAAAATAGCGATTGTCGGACCCACAGGAACCGGGAAAACAACCCTTATTAATCTTCTGTCAAGGTTTTACGAGCCTGATTCGGGGCATATACTAGTAAATGAAACCGATATCAAAGAAATTTCTCCGGCTTCACTCAGATCAAAAATGGCCCTTGTGATGCAGGATTCTTTTTTATTTTCAGGTACTGTGCGTGAAAATATCGCAAGAGGCAAACGTGACATTACAGCAAAGGAAATAGAGGATATCATCGATGCTTCAAATTGCAGAGCTATAATAGACAGATTGCCTGAAGGGATTGATACCGTGCTTTCGGAAGGAGGAAAATCTATCTCAAGTGGAGAGCGGCAGCTTATATCAATAGCAAGAGCATTAGCCCGTGATCCTGAAATAATCATGCTTGATGAGGCCACCTCTTATGTTGACTCGGAAACGGAAAGCCTTATTGAAAAGGCGGTTGGAAATCTTATGGAAGGCAGAACCTCAATAGTAATTGCTCACAGACTTTCAACTGCCAGAAGAGCTGATCGCATAATGGTACTTAAAAAAGGAAGAATAGTCGAATCCGGCAGTCATGAAGAGTTGATGAAACTCAAAGGATTATATTTCAGATTATTCAGCTTATAG
- a CDS encoding ABC transporter ATP-binding protein/permease, which translates to MKSIELIKSYFLENRLRIVVGLLCLIAVDFLQLIIPRIMKLAIDDLALFRADTKKLAIYALYIVGIALLMAVFRYLWRKYLIGTSRAVEEGLRNKLFSHIQSLSSPYFDKTKTGDIMAHATNDIMHIRMAIGMGMVALTDAVVLGAASIGFMLYINKTLTLFALIPMPFIAFGAKFFSKKMHRLYDSVQASFSELTETVREQFAGIQVVKAYTMEKEESRLVEKRSKDYVKENLKLVKITGFFFPMMLLFSNISMVIVLFLGGRQTIYSTITPGDFVAFINYLALITWPMMAMGWVTNLVQRGKASLDRINRIMETTPEIFDKSDAKPINISAAEIAFKDVMFSYKDGANPVLSGINIKIGKGRILGIAGPPGSGKTTLAGLIPRLYDVSGGQILINGDDIRLIRLHDLRKSISFMPQEPFLFDGTIRENIALGTEDIKESDLEEVMEKASLFETVKSFPAGIDTIVGEKGIVLSGGQKQRIALARALLADSPILILDDPVSQVDVETGLAIINNIKSMQEKKTIIIVSHRLSALCFADQIIVTDKGKIVESGNHEQLMKLGKYYADTYRMQEIEEELNAL; encoded by the coding sequence GTGAAATCCATTGAGCTGATAAAGTCTTATTTTCTTGAAAACCGTCTTAGGATAGTAGTTGGCCTCTTATGCCTGATAGCTGTGGATTTTCTGCAGCTTATAATTCCACGCATAATGAAACTTGCTATCGATGATCTTGCTTTATTTAGGGCAGATACAAAAAAACTTGCCATATATGCTCTATATATTGTTGGTATTGCACTTTTGATGGCAGTATTCAGATACTTGTGGAGAAAATATCTTATAGGTACTTCAAGGGCTGTGGAAGAAGGTTTGAGAAACAAACTTTTCAGCCATATACAGTCTCTTTCTTCTCCTTATTTTGATAAAACAAAAACCGGCGATATTATGGCCCATGCCACAAACGATATTATGCATATCAGAATGGCAATCGGCATGGGAATGGTAGCCTTAACCGATGCCGTAGTCCTTGGCGCGGCTTCCATAGGTTTTATGCTTTATATCAATAAAACTCTTACCTTATTTGCTCTTATACCCATGCCTTTTATTGCTTTCGGAGCAAAGTTTTTCAGCAAAAAAATGCACAGGCTTTATGATTCTGTTCAGGCATCATTTTCCGAGCTGACCGAAACCGTTCGCGAACAGTTTGCAGGAATACAGGTGGTAAAAGCTTATACAATGGAAAAAGAAGAAAGCCGTCTTGTCGAAAAAAGATCAAAAGATTACGTAAAAGAAAATTTAAAGCTTGTTAAAATTACCGGTTTTTTCTTTCCAATGATGCTTCTTTTTTCAAACATCAGCATGGTTATTGTTTTGTTTCTTGGAGGCAGGCAAACAATATATTCCACGATAACACCTGGTGATTTTGTGGCATTTATTAACTATCTTGCTCTTATTACCTGGCCAATGATGGCAATGGGCTGGGTTACAAACCTTGTGCAGCGCGGAAAAGCATCTCTTGACAGGATAAACAGGATCATGGAAACAACTCCTGAAATTTTTGATAAAAGTGATGCAAAACCGATAAATATCAGTGCGGCTGAAATAGCATTTAAAGATGTGATGTTTTCTTACAAAGACGGTGCCAATCCTGTGTTATCGGGTATTAACATTAAAATCGGAAAAGGGCGGATTCTTGGAATTGCAGGGCCTCCCGGAAGCGGTAAGACAACTCTGGCAGGCCTTATCCCAAGGCTATACGATGTTTCAGGGGGGCAGATACTGATAAACGGTGACGATATACGTTTGATACGCCTTCATGATTTAAGAAAAAGTATTTCTTTTATGCCCCAGGAACCCTTCCTGTTTGACGGAACAATACGCGAAAATATAGCTCTTGGAACCGAAGATATAAAAGAATCGGATTTGGAAGAAGTGATGGAAAAAGCGTCGCTTTTTGAAACAGTGAAAAGTTTTCCCGCAGGGATTGATACAATAGTCGGAGAAAAAGGTATTGTTCTTTCGGGGGGGCAAAAGCAAAGGATTGCCCTTGCAAGAGCGCTTCTTGCCGATTCACCAATACTGATATTAGATGATCCGGTAAGCCAGGTTGATGTAGAGACAGGGTTAGCTATAATAAACAATATAAAATCCATGCAGGAGAAAAAGACTATTATCATAGTTTCACACAGACTTTCAGCACTATGTTTTGCCGATCAGATTATCGTAACCGATAAGGGAAAAATTGTAGAATCAGGAAATCATGAACAGCTAATGAAACTTGGGAAATACTATGCTGATACTTACAGAATGCAGGAAATCGAAGAGGAACTAAATGCGCTTTGA
- a CDS encoding AAA family ATPase — protein MDYFRILNLNQEPFSNSPEPEFFFQSMKHLGCLQKIELAVRLRRGLNVVLGDVGTGKTTLCRQLILKFSESEDDSNDIQTHLLMDPGFTSPIEFLSAIAQSFGISLASNFESEWQFKENIKKYLLQKGVDEAKTVVLIIDEGQKLPDFCIEILREFLNYETNEHKLLQIIIFAQREFEQTLTKYKNFADRVNLYYYLKPLNLRETFGMVRYRIAKAGDTVKTPSLFTYSGLLALYFATKGYPRKIVTLCHQVMLALIIQNRSKAGWFEVRSCAGRVTTINKKGFGRSIAATIVLFAIIIISALFFIDTSDIRPVKKMLEIAQYNKIIPNKEISSKSEYKKIIPAKEISSKSEYDEIIPVVQAEAITTDLIENTPAKEMTAPIPPQIPVPEKTMPDLLGKLTIKDGEIVWRIMKDIYGEFSNEVFQKVVLANPHIKNLDKIMTGEVLNLPTIPAESNPLPSGKYLVRVVTNQDIRAIYELYNGYKELLPSLEFLPYWNKSEGMVFAIFLKNGYENMESAKTIIDKLPHTIASNAKIFEKLDDGTLFFLQRYQERANK, from the coding sequence ATGGATTATTTCAGGATTTTAAATTTAAATCAGGAGCCTTTTTCAAACTCTCCTGAGCCGGAATTTTTCTTTCAATCCATGAAGCATTTAGGCTGTCTGCAAAAAATAGAACTTGCAGTACGCCTCCGCCGGGGTTTGAATGTAGTTCTTGGTGATGTGGGGACAGGAAAAACAACTCTTTGCAGGCAACTTATATTAAAATTTTCCGAATCCGAAGATGACAGCAATGATATCCAAACCCACCTTCTTATGGATCCTGGCTTTACAAGTCCTATCGAATTTTTGTCTGCAATAGCACAATCTTTCGGGATATCTTTGGCAAGCAATTTTGAAAGCGAATGGCAGTTTAAAGAAAATATAAAAAAATACCTTCTGCAAAAAGGAGTTGATGAGGCCAAAACAGTAGTTCTTATTATTGACGAAGGCCAAAAATTGCCGGATTTTTGTATCGAAATACTTCGGGAATTTCTCAATTATGAAACCAATGAACATAAACTGCTACAGATTATAATATTTGCGCAAAGAGAATTTGAGCAGACTTTAACAAAATATAAAAATTTTGCAGACAGGGTTAATCTTTATTATTATTTAAAGCCATTAAATTTAAGAGAAACTTTTGGCATGGTCAGATACCGAATCGCGAAAGCCGGCGATACGGTAAAGACGCCTTCCTTGTTTACCTATAGTGGTTTATTGGCGCTGTATTTTGCTACAAAAGGTTACCCGCGCAAAATAGTAACACTTTGCCATCAGGTTATGCTTGCATTAATTATTCAGAATCGTTCAAAAGCCGGTTGGTTTGAGGTTCGTTCCTGTGCAGGAAGGGTTACTACAATAAACAAAAAAGGTTTTGGTAGGTCTATAGCGGCAACTATTGTTTTGTTTGCAATTATTATCATATCTGCTTTATTTTTCATAGATACATCCGATATAAGGCCTGTGAAAAAGATGTTGGAAATAGCACAATATAACAAAATCATTCCGAACAAAGAAATATCAAGCAAATCAGAATATAAAAAAATCATTCCTGCCAAAGAAATATCAAGCAAATCAGAATATGATGAAATTATTCCTGTTGTTCAGGCAGAAGCTATTACAACGGATTTGATTGAGAATACACCTGCTAAGGAAATGACAGCGCCAATCCCACCGCAAATTCCGGTTCCTGAAAAAACTATGCCGGATCTTCTCGGAAAACTGACAATTAAAGACGGTGAAATAGTTTGGCGAATCATGAAAGATATTTACGGAGAATTTAGCAACGAAGTATTTCAGAAAGTTGTACTTGCGAATCCCCATATTAAAAATCTGGATAAAATTATGACCGGAGAGGTTTTGAACCTTCCGACTATTCCTGCCGAATCAAATCCCCTGCCATCGGGAAAATATCTTGTAAGAGTGGTAACTAATCAAGATATCCGGGCTATTTATGAGTTATACAATGGTTATAAAGAATTGTTGCCTTCTTTAGAGTTTCTTCCATACTGGAATAAAAGCGAAGGTATGGTTTTTGCTATTTTTTTGAAGAACGGCTATGAAAATATGGAATCAGCTAAAACCATAATAGACAAATTGCCTCATACTATTGCATCAAATGCAAAAATTTTTGAAAAACTGGATGACGGCACATTGTTTTTTTTGCAGAGGTATCAGGAAAGGGCTAATAAATAA
- a CDS encoding GspE/PulE family protein, whose translation MISKKKLGQILVDEKLITEEQLKTALDEQKNNKLKLGQFLIRRGIITEDQMVDLLGRQLNIKKYHPDIYAIDLELSQLISIEHSQKYRLVPLNKKGRLLTIAMLDPLDINAIDFIESTTNCEVEVVICTEREFNNLISGLYGIQSGISGIMENINVETKLIAEKEEEEASQDLQLAYLQDIAGEAPVIRIVNSVFVQAIREGASDIHISPQQDTIQVRFRIDGKLHEVPSPVKSMFLPIAARIKILSNVDITVTRVPQDGRFTLRMENKEINVRASFIPTIYGENIVLRLLDTSAGIYSLDRLGMNKEDTEKIRSAISKPYGMILSTGPTGSGKSTSVYALLSELNSPDSNLMTLEDPVEYRIQNVRQVQLNTKAGMTFASGLRSILRQDPDIIMVGEIRDAETAAIAVQAAQTGHRVLSTVHTNNSVGAITRFIDMGIEPFLLASTLLLSIAQRLVRTVCPYCREPYNPPEKVLASWGVKNWDSANFQRGKGCNQCLNTGYKGRTGIFEVLVCDELVRDMIVNKKPAHEITRKCIDAGKLRTLQYDAGEKALKGITTLEEAGSAVIM comes from the coding sequence ATAATTTCTAAAAAGAAGCTGGGACAAATCCTTGTAGATGAAAAACTGATTACAGAAGAGCAGCTTAAAACCGCTCTTGATGAGCAGAAGAACAATAAACTGAAATTAGGGCAGTTTCTTATCAGGCGTGGAATAATTACCGAAGACCAGATGGTTGATCTTTTAGGCAGGCAGTTAAATATAAAAAAGTATCACCCTGATATTTATGCTATTGATCTTGAATTGTCGCAGCTTATATCCATAGAGCATTCCCAGAAATACCGGTTGGTTCCGTTAAATAAAAAGGGGCGTCTTTTAACTATCGCAATGCTTGATCCGCTTGATATCAATGCCATAGATTTTATTGAGTCAACGACTAATTGTGAAGTTGAAGTAGTAATTTGTACCGAGCGCGAATTTAATAATTTAATAAGCGGACTTTATGGCATACAGTCGGGTATCAGCGGCATAATGGAAAATATTAATGTTGAAACCAAACTGATTGCCGAAAAAGAGGAAGAGGAAGCTTCTCAGGATTTGCAACTGGCTTATCTTCAGGATATTGCCGGAGAGGCTCCGGTTATCAGAATAGTTAATTCCGTTTTTGTGCAGGCCATCCGCGAAGGTGCCAGTGACATCCATATAAGTCCGCAGCAGGATACTATTCAGGTACGTTTTCGCATAGACGGCAAACTGCATGAAGTGCCGTCTCCCGTGAAATCAATGTTTTTGCCCATTGCGGCCAGAATAAAGATACTTTCCAATGTGGATATAACCGTAACAAGAGTACCACAGGACGGACGATTTACTCTCAGGATGGAAAATAAAGAAATCAATGTACGCGCATCTTTTATACCTACAATTTATGGCGAAAATATAGTATTGCGCCTTTTAGATACCAGCGCAGGTATTTATTCTCTGGATCGCCTTGGTATGAACAAGGAGGATACCGAGAAAATAAGGTCTGCTATCAGCAAGCCTTATGGAATGATTTTAAGCACCGGTCCTACCGGAAGCGGCAAAAGTACAAGTGTTTATGCATTGCTTAGTGAACTCAACAGTCCGGACAGCAATCTCATGACACTTGAAGATCCTGTCGAGTATCGTATCCAAAATGTAAGACAGGTTCAGTTAAACACTAAAGCAGGAATGACATTTGCCAGTGGTCTTCGTTCGATCCTGCGTCAGGATCCTGATATAATTATGGTTGGAGAGATCAGGGATGCGGAAACAGCGGCAATTGCAGTCCAGGCCGCTCAGACCGGTCATCGGGTATTAAGCACGGTTCATACAAACAATTCCGTAGGAGCGATTACACGATTTATTGATATGGGTATAGAACCATTCCTTCTAGCTTCAACCCTTTTGTTGAGCATTGCCCAGCGGCTGGTCAGAACCGTTTGCCCTTATTGCAGAGAGCCATATAATCCGCCGGAAAAGGTACTTGCATCCTGGGGTGTTAAAAATTGGGATTCGGCTAATTTTCAGCGTGGTAAAGGATGCAACCAGTGCCTGAACACCGGATACAAGGGACGAACAGGCATATTTGAGGTTCTGGTTTGCGATGAACTTGTGCGTGATATGATTGTTAATAAAAAACCGGCGCACGAAATTACCCGTAAATGTATTGATGCAGGAAAATTAAGAACTTTGCAATATGATGCCGGAGAAAAGGCTCTTAAGGGGATAACAACTCTTGAAGAAGCCGGCTCGGCGGTAATTATGTAA